A DNA window from Anastrepha obliqua isolate idAnaObli1 chromosome 5, idAnaObli1_1.0, whole genome shotgun sequence contains the following coding sequences:
- the LOC129249278 gene encoding gustatory and pheromone receptor 33a has translation MNLLLQTFSLIFGLVPFNSNELDSNVVVDYSLVIIMPLLYIFCYYYVNFRGINAYQLKDCNSICHLSSILFMHVGCFLYLTIYLLTLLRRKAFYVEFGKRLQEIDELKVACIKVADTSNKLIVPQKKRLFYIIWIFVLTAFGFAIFYDVNKVFKYYGPYCLILNMVITFPYVAASTVQGIFISYVSVISERFRILNILFNKINQESDKKNSPLSVLDIENEYRKYNHRGPAVISNLAKSKTKKEIQMGEKSANSSNNYGSNSAEEDSGDDMYSSGAYDEPRLNDGKTSETNLPRLFKLHDKILSLSVLVNSEFGPQCVPYMAACFVITIFGIFLETKVMFIVGGKNELMDYVIYLYVIWSFTTMMVGYLVLRLCCQTYAHSKQSAMIVHEIMQKKPTFMLGNDIYYNKMKAFTLQFLHWEGYFQFNGIGLFVLDYTFIFSVSNSLKIKKPIMRVLVNVMEKIFQTVSAATSYLIVLLQFDMTAILKSEGLTPKALGSGAI, from the exons ATGAATTTATTGCtgcaaacattttcattg ATATTCGGATTGGTGCCCTTCAACAGCAATGAACTCGATTCAAATGTCGTGGTGGACTATAGCCTCGTAATCATTATGCcactattatatattttttgctattacTACGTAAACTTTCGAGGTATCAACGCCTACCAATTGAAGGATTGTAACAGTATCTGCCATCTTAGCAGCATACTTTTCATGCATGTCGGATGCTTCCTTTACTTAACCATTTATTTGCTAACGCTACTGCGTCGAAAAGCGTTCTATGTCGAATTTGGAAAAAGGCTACAAGAAATTGATGAGCTAAAAGTGGCTTGTATCAAGGTGGCTGATACTAGCAACAAGTTGATTGTACCTCAAAAGAAACGCTTATTCTATATAATATGGATCTTCGTTTTGACAGCATTTGGATTCGCAATATTTTACGATGTAAACAAGGTTTTCAA GTACTACGGTCCATactgtttaatattaaatatggtCATAACATTTCCATATGTTGCTGCGAGTACAGTGCAGGGTATTTTCATATCATATGTTTCTGTAATTTCGGAACGTTTTCGTATACTAAATATTCTATTCAATAAAATCAATCAGGAAAGTGATAAAAAGAATTCACCTTTATCAGTTCTGGATATTGAAAATGAGTATCGAAAATATAACCACAGAGGGCCTGCGGTTATAAGTAATCTGGCAAAAAGCAAAACTAAGAAGGAAATACAGATGGGCGAAAAATCAGCCAATTCAAGCAACAATTATGGCAGCAATTCTGCCGAAGAAGACTCTGGCGATGATATGTATAGTTCTGGCGCATACGACGAGCCACGGTTAAATGATGG AAAAACATCAGAAACTAATTTGCCTCGCCTTTTTAAATTACATGATAAGATTCTTTCACTAAGTGTTTTAGTGAACTCCGAATTCGGGCCGCAATGCGTACCATACATGGCCGCTTGTTTTGTTATTACCATATTTGGGATCTTCTTAGAAACTAAAGTCATGTTTATTGTGGGTGGAAAAAACGAACTCATGGATTACGTTATTTATCTTTATGTGATATGGAGTTTCACCACTATGATGGTGGGCTATTTGGTGCTACGTTTATGCTGCCAAACATATGCTCACTCAAAGCAATCGGCAATGATTGTACACGAGATTATGCAGAAGAAGCCAACGTTCATGCTGGGAAATGAtatttattataacaaaatgaaGGCATTTACGTTACAGTTTTTGCACTGGGAAGGCTACTTTCAGTTCAACGGCATAGGTCTCTTCGTATTGGATTATACGTTCATTTTTTCCGTGAGCAACtccttgaaaattaaaaagcctATTATGCGAGTATTGGTGAAtgtaatggaaaaaatatttcagacgGTGAGCGCTGCTACCTCTTACTTGATTGTGTTGCTGCAGTTTGACATGACTGCGATTTTGAAAAGCGAGGGTCTTACGCCAAAGGCATTGGGATCAGGAGCAATATAA